A single Xiphias gladius isolate SHS-SW01 ecotype Sanya breed wild chromosome 18, ASM1685928v1, whole genome shotgun sequence DNA region contains:
- the naa10 gene encoding N-alpha-acetyltransferase 10: MTGNVCRYCGMLLPPLPSLLASRLGWLASPGTTPANKMNIRNARPEDLMNMQHCNLLCLPENYQMKYYFYHGLSWPQLSYIAEDENGKIVGYVLAKMEEDPDDVPHGHITSLAVKRSHRRLGLAQKLMDQASRAMIENFNAKYVSLHVRKSNRAALHLYSNTLKFQISEVEPKYYADGEDAYAMKRDLAHMADELRKPGVRVSGQEAPSGQSPSGSGDQERESERDSGGESKELSEVSEATESTDVKDSSSDSQ, translated from the exons ATGACCGGAAATGTGTGTCGTTATTGTGGCAtgctccttcctcctctcccttccctgTTAGCAAGTCGACTTGGCTGGCTAGCGAG TCCAGGCACCACGCCAGCTAACAAAATGAACATACGAAACGCAAGG CCGGAGGACCTTATGAATATGCAGCACTGTAACCTGCTGTGTCTTCCAGAAAACTACCAGATGAAATACTATTTCTATCACGGATTGTCCTGGCCTCAG CTCTCATACATTGCAGAGGACGAAAATGGCAAAATTGTGGGATATGTACTGGCAAAGAT GGAGGAGGACCCAGATGATGTACCCCATGGACACATTACATCCCTG GCGGTAAAGCGCTCCCACAGACGTCTGGGGCTTGCTCAGAAGCTGATGGACCAGGCCAGCCGGGCCATGATTGAAAACTTCAATGCTAAATATGTCTCACTTCATGTTCGTAAAAG CAACCGAGCGGCCCTTCACCTGTACTCCAACACACTCAAATTCCA GATTAGTGAGGTAGAGCCTAAATACTATGCAGATGGGGAGGATGCCTACGCCATGAAGAGAGACCTGGCCCACATGGCTGATGAG CTGAGAAAGCCTGGAGTGCGTGTTTCGGGTCAGGAGGCACCGTCTGGCCAGAGCCCCTCAGGGTCTGGCGatcaggagagagagagcgagagagacagcGGAGGAGAGAGCAAAGAGCTGAGTGAAGTCAGCGAGGCAACGGAAAGCACGGACGTTAAAGATTCTTCCTCCGATTCACAATGA